One Saccharopolyspora erythraea NRRL 2338 genomic region harbors:
- a CDS encoding SAM-dependent methyltransferase, which yields MDKPPWWATGVDLNKPSSARVYDVHLGGSHNFEVDREVAEAASRLMPTLPAVLRANRSFLRRAVRYLAGQGITQFLDLGSGIPTVGNVHEIAQRENPECRIVYVDNDLIAVAHSRSLLEGNDRAEAVRADLRYPDEVLGHPEVAAMLDLRQPVAVLMFAVLHFVADEDEPAAIVARYVEEIAPGSYVAISHACSDHVDESTMQAAELYSRRIGGFHMRPTERIAEFFTGLSLVEPGLVDLTEWRPDSPRQPQDEKLWTGPGGVGRKP from the coding sequence ATGGACAAGCCTCCGTGGTGGGCTACCGGCGTGGACCTGAACAAGCCGAGTTCCGCCCGGGTGTACGACGTGCACCTGGGCGGTTCCCACAACTTCGAGGTCGACCGCGAGGTCGCCGAGGCGGCGAGCAGGCTGATGCCGACACTGCCCGCCGTGCTGCGGGCGAACCGCTCCTTCCTGCGCCGGGCCGTCCGCTACCTCGCCGGGCAGGGCATCACCCAGTTCCTCGACCTGGGTTCGGGAATACCGACGGTGGGCAACGTGCACGAGATCGCCCAGCGGGAGAACCCCGAGTGCCGGATCGTCTACGTCGACAACGACCTGATCGCCGTCGCGCACAGCCGGTCGCTGCTGGAGGGCAACGACCGGGCCGAAGCGGTCCGGGCCGACCTGCGCTACCCCGACGAGGTGCTGGGGCACCCCGAGGTCGCCGCGATGCTGGACCTGCGGCAGCCGGTCGCGGTGCTGATGTTCGCGGTCCTGCACTTCGTGGCCGACGAGGACGAGCCCGCCGCCATCGTCGCCCGCTACGTCGAGGAGATCGCACCGGGCAGCTACGTGGCGATCTCGCACGCCTGCAGCGACCACGTGGACGAGTCGACGATGCAGGCCGCCGAGCTGTACTCCCGGCGGATCGGCGGCTTCCACATGCGCCCGACCGAGCGCATCGCCGAGTTCTTCACCGGGCTCTCGCTGGTCGAGCCCGGGCTCGTCGACCTGACCGAGTGGCGGCCCGACTCGCCGCGGCAGCCGCAGGACGAGAAGCTGTGGACCGGGCCCGGCGGCGTCGGGCGCAAGCCCTGA
- a CDS encoding cysteine hydrolase, giving the protein MSIDPRRTAVLALHWQVNVVEPEGFFGPMLAEPVARSGVVARAARFHDAAREAGAAVVFTRFTVPEDEGGLVRNTGFMNAVAEAQEAFRPAARSTRLISAMHVDDAKDLVVDNQKLSGLAGSDLPEVLAARGIDTVLVTGVATNLTVEQTARHATDLGFTAHVVSDCVAAADESAHAASLANLALTTAGCLTAEEALAELSSAP; this is encoded by the coding sequence ATGTCGATCGATCCACGGCGCACCGCCGTCCTCGCGCTGCACTGGCAGGTCAACGTCGTCGAACCGGAAGGCTTCTTCGGTCCGATGCTCGCCGAGCCCGTCGCCCGCAGCGGAGTCGTTGCCAGGGCGGCGCGCTTCCACGACGCCGCCCGCGAGGCCGGCGCGGCGGTCGTGTTCACCCGCTTCACCGTCCCGGAGGACGAGGGCGGCCTGGTCCGCAACACCGGCTTCATGAACGCCGTCGCCGAGGCCCAGGAGGCGTTCCGGCCCGCGGCCCGGTCCACCCGGTTGATCTCGGCGATGCACGTCGACGACGCGAAGGACCTCGTCGTGGACAACCAGAAGCTCTCCGGCCTGGCGGGCAGCGACCTGCCGGAGGTGCTCGCCGCGCGCGGCATCGACACCGTGCTCGTCACCGGGGTCGCGACCAACCTGACAGTCGAGCAGACCGCCCGGCACGCCACCGACCTCGGCTTCACCGCGCACGTGGTCAGCGACTGCGTGGCGGCGGCCGACGAGAGCGCGCACGCCGCCTCGCTGGCCAACCTCGCCCTCACCACGGCGGGCTGCCTGACCGCGGAGGAGGCGCTCGCCGAGCTGTCGTCAGCGCCGTGA
- a CDS encoding alpha/beta fold hydrolase, whose amino-acid sequence MATFVLVPGFWLGAWAWEDVARDLRAAGHDVHPVTLTGLAERASEASPQVDVDTHIDDIISVIRDNDLHKVVLVGHSGGSIPVTGVGDRIPERLARIVYVDSGPLPDGMAQIDFQDTDGQEELRRQVSTEGGGWKIPVPPFDPATDADNLAGLGEEQLRRMRELATPQPFGTAGQPLRRPQTIPDTPKSAIMCTFPPELVRSLADSGNPVFAPMAGLDLHHLPTGHWPMFSRPADLAALLSKLA is encoded by the coding sequence ATGGCTACTTTCGTCCTCGTTCCCGGATTCTGGCTCGGTGCCTGGGCGTGGGAGGACGTCGCCCGCGACCTGCGAGCCGCGGGACACGACGTCCACCCGGTCACGCTCACCGGCCTGGCCGAGCGAGCCTCGGAGGCGTCGCCGCAGGTCGACGTCGACACCCACATCGACGACATCATCAGCGTCATCCGCGACAACGACCTGCACAAGGTCGTCCTGGTCGGCCACAGCGGGGGCAGCATCCCGGTGACCGGCGTCGGGGACCGCATCCCCGAGCGGCTGGCCAGGATCGTCTACGTCGACAGCGGGCCGCTGCCCGACGGCATGGCCCAGATCGACTTCCAGGACACCGACGGCCAGGAAGAACTGCGGCGGCAGGTCTCCACCGAAGGCGGCGGCTGGAAGATCCCGGTGCCGCCGTTCGACCCCGCCACCGACGCCGACAACCTCGCCGGTCTCGGCGAGGAGCAGTTGCGCCGGATGCGCGAGCTCGCCACCCCGCAGCCGTTCGGCACCGCCGGCCAGCCGCTGCGCCGTCCCCAGACGATCCCCGACACGCCCAAGTCCGCGATCATGTGCACCTTCCCGCCAGAGTTGGTGCGGTCCCTGGCGGACAGCGGCAACCCCGTTTTCGCGCCGATGGCCGGCCTGGATCTGCACCACCTGCCGACCGGGCACTGGCCGATGTTCTCGCGGCCCGCCGACCTCGCGGCGCTGCTGTCGAAGCTCGCCTGA
- a CDS encoding molybdopterin-dependent oxidoreductase, which yields MVSTRGSGLPPGQSEGPMRRFGLPHYARIRPVVPERPVLVVGGTVRRPVQIDVSELFSSARRVDQVSDLHCVTTWSATGLRWSGVLFRDVHELLAGRVRPHPSCAWVVFTGLDGYRSCMALSDALAGDVQLADRLGGEPLAADHGAPLRLVAPAHYGYKSVRHLCAVEYRTRYDPGSARWAAHRRGRVAREERSTLLPGWVWRRIWRRAAPGVRAAYDRAGED from the coding sequence ATGGTGAGCACGCGCGGTTCCGGATTGCCGCCGGGGCAGTCCGAGGGGCCGATGCGCCGGTTCGGTCTGCCGCACTACGCCCGGATCAGGCCCGTGGTGCCGGAACGTCCGGTGCTGGTGGTCGGCGGAACGGTGCGCCGGCCGGTGCAGATCGACGTGTCCGAGCTGTTCTCGTCTGCCAGGCGGGTGGACCAGGTGAGCGACCTGCACTGCGTCACCACCTGGAGCGCAACCGGCCTGCGCTGGTCGGGCGTGCTGTTCCGGGACGTGCATGAACTGCTGGCCGGACGAGTGCGGCCGCATCCGTCCTGCGCGTGGGTCGTGTTCACCGGCCTCGACGGCTACCGCTCGTGCATGGCGTTGTCCGACGCGCTCGCCGGTGACGTCCAGCTCGCAGACCGGCTCGGCGGCGAGCCGCTGGCGGCGGACCACGGCGCACCCCTGCGGCTCGTGGCTCCGGCGCACTACGGCTACAAGAGCGTCCGGCACCTCTGCGCGGTCGAGTACCGCACGAGGTACGACCCCGGCTCGGCCCGCTGGGCGGCGCACCGGCGCGGACGGGTGGCGCGCGAGGAGCGGAGCACGCTGCTGCCCGGGTGGGTGTGGCGCCGCATCTGGCGGCGTGCGGCTCCAGGTGTCCGCGCCGCGTATGACCGGGCGGGGGAGGACTGA
- a CDS encoding HIT family protein, with protein sequence MSEPLVRQEDCLACDLTSGVAPLPGGRVHQTLFWVVEHCVGPLGVGTLLVKPFRHVVSMGLLTDRESAELGPLLQRVSAAVSRIVRAEQVYVCQWSHSGGVPGHLHFVVQPVTSKQMRRFNAYGPALQVAMFKDGPTPDPNEVKDICDRYRLLLDAP encoded by the coding sequence GTGTCCGAACCGCTCGTTCGTCAGGAGGACTGCCTGGCCTGCGACCTCACCTCCGGGGTGGCGCCGCTGCCCGGCGGCCGGGTGCACCAGACCCTGTTCTGGGTCGTCGAACACTGCGTCGGCCCGCTCGGCGTGGGCACGTTGCTGGTCAAGCCGTTCCGGCACGTGGTGAGCATGGGTCTGCTCACCGACCGGGAGAGCGCCGAGCTCGGACCGCTGCTGCAACGGGTTTCCGCCGCCGTCTCCCGGATCGTCCGCGCGGAGCAGGTCTACGTGTGCCAGTGGTCGCACTCCGGCGGTGTGCCGGGACACCTGCACTTCGTCGTCCAGCCGGTGACCAGCAAGCAGATGCGGCGGTTCAACGCCTACGGCCCCGCCCTGCAGGTCGCGATGTTCAAGGACGGCCCGACCCCGGACCCGAACGAGGTCAAGGACATCTGCGACCGGTACCGGCTGCTGCTGGACGCCCCCTGA
- a CDS encoding transketolase, protein MMFRRELAQQLRVDSVRASAAAGSGHPTSSMSAADLMAVLLDGRLRLDFSRPHEPGNDHLVFSKGHASPLLYSCFKAAGAIDDTELLTFRKFGSRLEGHPTPILPWVDVATGSLGQGLPVGVGLALTGKRLDQLPYRVWVLCGDSEMAEGSIWEAFEHAAYSGLDNLVAIVDVNRLGQTGETMHGWDLDYYAAKAKACGWRTIEIDGHDLEQIEAAYDQATTPSDGPTVILARTKKGKGVGAVEDLPDKHGKPLDDPDQAIEELGGVRDLTVEVAKPTVEGAAHEFSAPGGELPHYDLGTEIATRKAYGEGLRALGNRRPDVVALDGEVSNSTFSALFRDAHPERYFEMYIAEQQMIAAAVGMQARNWRPFASTFAAFLSRAYDFVRMAAVSRANMCLMGSHAGVAIGEDGPSQMALEDLASMRAVHGSIVLYPCDGNQTARLLPQMADADGISYLRTSRGATPVIYPPEESFEIGGSKVVRDGGDITLVGAGVTLHESLRAADLLAEEGVQARVIDLYSVKPVDSVTLREAAAQTGGIVTVEDHWPEGGLGDAVLDVLAATDSLVPVRKLAVHALPGSGKPAELLQQAGIDAEAIAKAARQVLQGA, encoded by the coding sequence ATGATGTTCAGACGAGAACTGGCACAGCAGCTCCGGGTCGACTCGGTGCGGGCCAGCGCCGCCGCCGGTTCGGGACATCCGACGTCGTCGATGTCCGCCGCGGACCTGATGGCGGTGCTGCTCGATGGTCGCCTGCGGCTGGATTTCAGCCGGCCGCACGAACCCGGCAACGACCACCTGGTGTTCTCCAAGGGACACGCCTCGCCGTTGCTGTACTCGTGCTTCAAGGCAGCCGGCGCGATCGACGACACCGAACTGCTCACCTTCCGCAAGTTCGGCAGCCGGCTCGAAGGCCACCCGACGCCGATCCTGCCGTGGGTCGACGTGGCGACCGGGTCGCTCGGGCAGGGCCTGCCCGTGGGCGTCGGCCTCGCCCTCACCGGCAAGCGGCTCGACCAGCTGCCGTACCGGGTGTGGGTGCTGTGCGGCGACAGCGAGATGGCCGAGGGCTCGATCTGGGAGGCCTTCGAACACGCGGCCTACTCCGGGCTGGACAACCTGGTCGCGATCGTCGACGTCAACCGGCTCGGCCAGACCGGCGAGACCATGCACGGCTGGGACCTGGACTACTACGCGGCCAAGGCGAAGGCGTGCGGATGGCGCACGATCGAGATCGACGGTCACGACCTGGAGCAGATCGAGGCCGCCTACGACCAGGCGACCACCCCGTCGGACGGGCCGACGGTCATCCTCGCCCGGACGAAGAAGGGCAAGGGCGTCGGCGCGGTGGAGGACTTGCCCGACAAGCACGGCAAGCCACTGGACGATCCCGACCAGGCGATCGAGGAGCTGGGTGGAGTCCGCGACCTGACCGTGGAGGTCGCGAAGCCGACCGTGGAAGGCGCGGCGCACGAGTTCAGCGCGCCGGGTGGCGAACTGCCGCACTACGACCTCGGCACCGAGATCGCGACCCGCAAGGCCTACGGCGAAGGTCTGCGCGCGCTGGGCAACCGGCGTCCGGATGTCGTCGCGCTCGACGGTGAGGTGTCGAACTCGACATTCTCGGCGTTGTTCCGCGACGCGCACCCGGAGCGGTACTTCGAGATGTACATCGCCGAGCAGCAGATGATCGCGGCCGCCGTCGGCATGCAGGCCCGCAACTGGCGGCCTTTCGCCTCCACGTTCGCGGCCTTCCTGTCGCGTGCCTACGACTTCGTGCGGATGGCGGCGGTGAGCAGGGCCAACATGTGCCTGATGGGCTCGCACGCCGGTGTCGCCATCGGTGAGGACGGGCCGTCGCAGATGGCGCTGGAGGATCTGGCGTCCATGCGCGCGGTGCACGGCAGCATCGTGCTGTACCCGTGCGACGGCAACCAGACCGCGCGGCTGCTGCCGCAGATGGCCGATGCGGACGGCATCAGCTACCTGCGCACGAGCCGGGGCGCGACGCCGGTCATCTACCCGCCGGAGGAGTCGTTCGAGATCGGCGGCTCCAAGGTCGTCCGCGACGGCGGTGACATCACCCTGGTCGGCGCCGGGGTCACGTTGCACGAGTCGCTGCGCGCGGCAGACCTGCTCGCAGAGGAAGGCGTGCAGGCAAGGGTGATCGACCTGTACTCGGTCAAGCCGGTGGACTCGGTGACCCTGCGCGAAGCGGCGGCGCAGACCGGCGGCATCGTCACCGTCGAGGACCACTGGCCGGAAGGCGGCCTGGGCGACGCGGTGCTCGACGTCCTCGCGGCGACCGACAGCCTGGTGCCGGTGCGCAAGCTCGCCGTCCACGCCCTGCCCGGCTCCGGCAAGCCCGCGGAGCTGCTGCAGCAGGCGGGCATCGACGCCGAGGCGATCGCCAAGGCCGCCCGCCAGGTTCTACAGGGCGCCTGA
- a CDS encoding YbhB/YbcL family Raf kinase inhibitor-like protein — MTGQPRGGIRMRSNDFDDHRTLPRWCGKDEGNRPPALEWDGVPEGTAELALICEDPDAPGGNFLHWLVSAIPPSTRGLGGGAELPPDAVEHRNDFGRRGWDGPRPPAGDQPHRYFFRLYAVSRPLRLTAESTSDDLRDALHGAELAHGDLVGLYQR; from the coding sequence ATGACCGGGCAGCCGCGGGGCGGGATCCGTATGCGCAGCAACGACTTCGACGATCACCGGACACTGCCGCGGTGGTGCGGCAAGGACGAAGGGAACCGGCCGCCGGCGCTGGAATGGGACGGTGTGCCCGAAGGCACCGCCGAACTGGCGCTGATCTGCGAGGACCCGGACGCTCCCGGCGGGAACTTTTTGCACTGGCTGGTGTCGGCCATCCCGCCGTCGACCCGGGGTCTGGGTGGCGGCGCGGAACTTCCCCCCGATGCGGTCGAACACCGCAACGACTTCGGCCGCCGCGGCTGGGACGGGCCCCGTCCGCCCGCGGGTGACCAGCCGCACCGGTACTTCTTCCGGCTCTACGCGGTCTCCCGCCCCCTCCGGCTGACCGCCGAGTCCACTTCGGATGACCTGCGCGACGCCCTGCACGGGGCCGAACTCGCGCACGGCGATCTCGTCGGGCTCTACCAGCGGTGA
- a CDS encoding LLM class flavin-dependent oxidoreductase, with product MQFGIFTVGDVTPDPTNGRTPTEAERIKAMVTIALKAEEVGLDVFATGEHHNPPFVPSSPTTMLGYVAARTERLVLSTSTTLITTNDPVKIAEDFAMLQHLADGRVDLMMGRGNTAPVYPWFGQDIRQGIPLAIENYHLLHRLWREDAVDWEGRFRTPLQGFTSTPRPLDGVPPFVWHGSIRSPEIAEQAAYYGDGFFANNIFWPKEHFIRLIELYRTRFEHYGHGSADQAIVGLGGQVFMRHRSQDAVAEFRPYFDNAPVYGHGPSLEEFTEQTPLTVGSPQQVIDRTLGFREHFGDYQRQLFLMDHAGLPLKTVLEQLDLLGEEVVPVLREEFAARRPAHVPDAPTHASLLAARNSEAVG from the coding sequence ATGCAGTTCGGGATCTTCACCGTCGGCGACGTCACGCCCGACCCCACCAACGGTCGGACCCCGACCGAGGCCGAGCGGATCAAGGCGATGGTCACCATCGCGCTCAAGGCCGAGGAGGTGGGCCTGGACGTCTTCGCCACCGGTGAGCACCACAACCCGCCGTTCGTGCCGTCCTCGCCCACCACGATGCTCGGCTACGTCGCCGCACGCACCGAGCGACTCGTGCTGTCGACCTCCACGACGCTGATCACGACCAACGACCCGGTCAAGATCGCCGAGGACTTCGCGATGCTGCAGCACCTGGCCGATGGCCGGGTCGACCTGATGATGGGCCGCGGCAACACCGCTCCGGTGTACCCGTGGTTCGGCCAGGACATCCGGCAGGGCATCCCGCTCGCGATCGAGAACTACCACCTGCTGCACCGGTTGTGGCGCGAGGACGCCGTGGACTGGGAAGGCCGGTTCCGCACCCCGTTGCAGGGCTTCACCTCCACCCCGCGCCCGCTCGACGGCGTCCCGCCGTTCGTCTGGCACGGCTCGATCCGCAGCCCCGAGATCGCCGAGCAGGCCGCCTACTACGGCGACGGCTTCTTCGCCAACAACATCTTCTGGCCGAAGGAGCACTTCATCCGGCTCATCGAGCTGTACCGGACGCGGTTCGAGCACTACGGGCACGGCTCGGCGGACCAGGCGATCGTGGGACTGGGCGGACAGGTCTTCATGCGCCACAGGTCCCAGGACGCGGTCGCGGAGTTCCGCCCGTACTTCGACAACGCGCCCGTCTACGGCCACGGCCCGTCGCTGGAGGAGTTCACCGAGCAGACGCCGCTCACCGTCGGCAGCCCGCAGCAGGTGATCGACCGCACGCTGGGCTTCCGCGAGCACTTCGGCGACTACCAGCGCCAGCTGTTCCTGATGGACCACGCCGGACTGCCGCTGAAGACGGTGCTCGAGCAGCTCGATCTGCTCGGCGAGGAAGTCGTTCCGGTGCTGCGCGAGGAGTTCGCCGCGAGGCGGCCCGCGCACGTTCCCGACGCGCCCACGCACGCGAGCCTGCTGGCCGCGCGCAACTCCGAGGCGGTCGGCTGA